A section of the Pseudanabaena mucicola str. Chao 1806 genome encodes:
- a CDS encoding YeiH family protein: MMNTSSPSQVWKWLSQHIYGLYLTIALAGIAYLLRNLPIFALFSPLIIAIILGILFRNIIGMPNYCQVGVTFSMKRILRFAIVLLGMQLSLIQVLTIGSKGVFLIILTLFGTFCFTYWLGRKLGVSKSLTCLIASGTSICGASAVVATSSATHSSDRDTTYAVAIVTIFGTLSMILYPLLQTLINLPPKTFGIWCGVSIHEVAQVLAAAYQVSPISGELASITKLSRVLWLAPVILGINYLYSQHKQNYNHLSPTTIAIPWFIFYFILLIILNSLNIFPTEFKSAIEIVNKFLLTISMAAMGLETKLHQLRETGLKPLYLGAGSWLFISIVSYGLVKMFY; the protein is encoded by the coding sequence ATGATGAACACATCTTCACCTTCTCAAGTTTGGAAATGGTTATCTCAGCATATCTATGGACTTTATCTGACAATCGCTTTAGCGGGAATAGCCTATTTATTGCGAAATCTACCAATATTTGCTCTGTTTAGTCCATTGATTATCGCTATTATACTTGGCATTCTGTTCCGCAACATCATCGGAATGCCAAATTATTGTCAAGTGGGCGTAACCTTCTCCATGAAGCGTATTTTACGATTTGCAATTGTTCTTTTAGGAATGCAACTTAGCCTTATACAGGTCTTGACAATTGGTAGCAAAGGGGTGTTTCTAATTATCTTGACTCTGTTTGGCACCTTTTGCTTTACCTATTGGTTAGGACGAAAACTAGGAGTTAGTAAAAGCTTGACCTGTTTGATCGCATCAGGAACTTCCATTTGTGGAGCTTCCGCCGTGGTTGCCACTAGTAGCGCTACTCATAGTTCTGATCGCGATACCACCTATGCTGTGGCAATCGTCACCATATTTGGAACTCTATCAATGATTCTTTATCCATTATTACAAACATTGATCAACCTCCCCCCTAAAACATTTGGTATTTGGTGTGGAGTTTCAATCCATGAGGTGGCTCAAGTTTTGGCAGCAGCTTACCAAGTAAGCCCAATTAGTGGTGAATTAGCGAGTATTACTAAGCTGTCACGAGTATTGTGGTTAGCGCCTGTCATTCTTGGCATTAATTATCTATATTCCCAGCATAAGCAAAACTATAATCATCTATCACCAACTACAATCGCAATTCCTTGGTTTATATTTTACTTCATTCTATTGATTATCCTCAATAGCCTAAATATTTTCCCAACTGAGTTTAAAAGTGCCATTGAGATTGTCAATAAGTTCTTATTGACAATCTCAATGGCAGCGATGGGTTTAGAAACAAAGTTACATCAGCTTCGTGAAACTGGACTAAAACCTTTATATTTAGGTGCAGGCTCTTGGTTGTTTATCTCTATAGTGAGTTATGGATTAGTTAAGATGTTTTATTAA